In Brassica napus cultivar Da-Ae chromosome C2, Da-Ae, whole genome shotgun sequence, the sequence GGCATAGctagaataatatttttatgggTGCAAAATCTCATAATTGACAAATGGATGGAACCTAAAACAACATGGATGCACAGCTTCATCAAACCATATCACCTACCtaatttctttgtatttttacatagtaaattgatattattaattatattatgggGGAACTTGCCACCATAATGGACGCCTTGGCTTTTCCCATGGAACGAAGTAGAGACTTTGCAGATTAGTCACATGCAAAATTTATCAAAGATTTACACCCCCAaaaatttgaccaaaaaaaaaaaaaaaagatttacacCCCCAAAAAAAGTTTATCAAAGATGTCGAGGGTCTTCCTTAGTGGGACATCCGGTAAATGACAATAAAAGCTAAAAGCacattaaaactttttttaggCGGCCAAAAATTAATGGGCCCAATTAAGACCCAAATTTCACTTATAGGGCCATTTATTTTGTAAGTGACAGAGAAAAAAGAGACGCAGGAGGGATATACAGGAGAAAAAAGAGACtgcgaagaagaagagaatgagaAGGATATTTACGGTGGAGCTTGAGGGAAGATGGGTCGGTTCAATGATGTCATGGACCTtcggacaaaaaaaaattttaatttccgaattattgtttttttttaaaaaaatctaatagatatatgttttttttaaataccagaagtatttttaaaaataaatttatgaaaataaaaaaatatttcatataaacaaatttgtgctcttttttttttaatataaaaatatatgtattttttaaaaaattgggtCAACGAATTGGGTCCGGCCCTTATTTAAGCCGGCCCTGTGGAAGATCTTACAGATGGAGGTTTTGCAGAACCCATCTTGCTCTTCCCGATGATCTTATTTCCAAGGTACATCTCTCCTTTTTCAAAGCTTAAGTAGTAGATATTTACAAGTTCTCCCCTTCAGGCGAGTTATATAAACTATCTATTTGCAGCGTAgctccataaaattattttgtgaaGAGATAGGATAGTTTAATTACTAATATAAATTCTCAGACTTTGTGTTTTCTCTTCTGGGTTTAAGAGGTAAAGATTGGATAAATAAAGTAGCTGAAGAAACGGTTCGAGAGAACTGAGAAGTTTATATTTGAAGTACTTAGAGTTACTTCTATTTAAAGCTATTGTGCAATAATAACTGGGTTGCCTGCCTATTTCCCTCCTTAGATACACTGTCCCTGCTTATTTCCCCCCAAACTATCAAGCTCTTCGTAAATCTACCTGATCATATACTTTCTCTTTACATCTCCCCCTAACTTTTTTAATCCCCCTCTCTAATCAATTTCGAAATCGCAATTAGATAAATTAAAAACGCGTTTAGAAAACAGCGATtgcccaattaaaaaaaaaccagacccgacttaaattaaaaaaagaattgtattggggataaaattaaaataagggTTTCTGTGTTCTTCACTCACAACACAGACAGACAACGAAGAAAAGAGAGAGCGAGAGAAAGAGATGACGAcgagaaacagagagagagagagagagacaacgACGACGACgtgaaatagagagagagacgacgacgaagagaaacaaagagagagacgacgacgacgactaagaacagaggagaaagagagagaggcaaAGAGAAGAATGACCAAGTACTGAGGAGAGAGATAGAcgaaaaacagagagagaaacGATCAGAAAGAGTGACAAAGAACTTCTCCACTGATCATGAGCAGCTCAGCCTCATCTTCTTGGCGACAGAGAACAATGGGAGGTGAGGCTGTGATAGATGAGATTGGAAAGGTGGATGCAAAACATGATGACTTGTGAATGATGTCAGCACCAGAAGTCAATCGATCAGTGACTAACTTCAATCCCGCATGATCGGAGTTGTGGAAATAATAGGGATTCTCGTAATGATTAGTGAGAGTTGGCGGAGTCGGATTCGCCGGATTCGGAAACGGAAGAGTAGGCTCCATAGCTCCAAGAGAtacaaaatccaagaaaaaaaaccGTAGATCAAAGAGTAAAAGTGCAATCAAAGCACAAAAGAAGAGAGACGAATCTCGATCGAAGCTCAGATTGGACGAAACGAGCTTCAATCAGATCGCAAAATCAAGAAAACGAAGATCGATCGAATGAAGAAGAAAACGGAACGAGTGACGatgaataagaagaagagaatctGATATAGAGCAAGATCACGCAGAGATGTACTCATGATCgtgaggctctgataccatattaagGTTTACGAAAGCTGATGTGAAGAAGACGATATGAGAGTGGAAAGAAGTTTGTTATGAAATATGAATCTTCACATTAATGAATCTGTACAGTGTAGTTCTGTATATATACAAGATAAGATTAGCTATCGTGCACCTAACCGTATAAGTAACTACTAACATACGCATAGATGTAGATACACCTAATGTGATGTTCATGATCTGCGACAGAGTGTGATGAAGCGCTTTGAGTTTCAAGAAACAAGGCTTGAGAAGATggaagaagaagctatgaaAACTAAGATGGTcttaatataaacataaattaataattaatgtatatacagtttatataaatataaacaatgcATTTATGAAGTccatttaatttttctaaatgcattgagttattttgtcattttacacacacatatatatatagatatatatatatatatatatatatatatatataatttaatcaatacatatattgtaaaatcaagtattttcttgtttttgcatataaatatactttaaaatatataaatacaaaaaagaatatttttctgaaaattaataactatataaattaataaattattaaagttccaacattattaattgaTAGAATTTTTACCATATATTGAATCTGATTGAAACTTTATTCTTGTTGAAAAGGACTCGTacaaatgattttaatttattttttcctcttgtgaatttttaaaagtaaaaaaaaattacaaaagaaGGAAACATCCTCATTCGCTTTCCACTCTGCTTAAATCATGGTTTTGAAAACCGGACCGGACCGGCCGGTCGAACCGGTCGAACCGGTCCAACCGTGACTCGTTGAAGAAGTCGAGTCTGGTTCGTTTTGAAACCCATATTTGAAATCCGGATTTGAACAAAACCGATAAAACCGGCAAAAAACTGGTAAACCCGATGACCCGGGTCAATTTCAAAATCCAGTTCTAAAAGATTAACATATAATTAATGTGTTTTCAGTTGTTATTAGAGTTTAATTAGTATTTCAAAATCAATGTTTGACTATCactatttaattagttttaaaattttatttcataagaAATGATGtacgaaaatatttttagatctcatatactattcttattttgccatatttataaaaattgaaattttagttgtaaaaataaataaatacggtAATCTGAATGGTCAAGCATTTGATTTTATCAATTTCAGTTTACATAGTGTTCAAGTTTATCGTATATATAGCtagatttatatttattgtttatttttgtagttaataaaaaaattattttgtttgttttaggtCTATATggtgtaaatatataatcatatatatttaattcttaaaaatagaaaactcGGTCCAATCAGTCGATCGGTAGCTATATACGGTCCGGTTTTCGAAACATTGCATTAAATTGAATCGATTATAAACAAGTGGAAAGCCCATTAGCATCCGCAAGAGAAGAGATaaaacctaaacaatattttGGTTTCGATCCCCTTTTGAACAAGAGACAGCGATTCATTgagggagaaagagagagagcacGATGGGCAAATCTTCATCTTCCTCGAAGAAACTTAAACGCTCCTCTAAAGAAGATCCCTCTAAGGTACTCTCGATtcaatgattttttgttttttttgtgatttacCCATTATATTATATCTCCCATGTATACATATTACTAGCAAAGATCGAAACTTTTTCGATTTGAGTTTATGTAAAGTGTCGACCTTTAGTTactttcgaattagggttttgttTGTTGATGAATTGTATTGTGCAGTTGCGTtcggtgaagaagaagaagacgaagagaagCAAATCGAAGAAGATTCGTCGGATTAAAGACTCTTCTTCTGATGAGAGTCAATCAGATTCttctttctactcttctagCTCTGAAGGTGATTACAGGAGAGAGAAGAAGCGTAGGTCTAAACtaagcaagaagaagaggaggtcaCGGAAGAGGTATTCTAGTAGTAGCgagagtgatgatgatgatattcgtcttttaaagaaaaagaaaaggtcTAAGAGGAAGAACGAACGTGTAGtgactaagaagaagaagaagaagagaagtagGAGAGATTCGAGTTCAAGCTCCACTAGTAGTGATGAAGGCAGTGAGAGTGATGGAATGAGAATCACTAGAGAGAAAGGAAGAGTTAAGGATGCTTCAGAGGAACCTGATGAATGCTGGCAAGTGGAGGATGATGTAATGACTGAGAAGAAGAACTCCAAAAGGCTTAAATCGATTGTTGTGGTGACGTATAATTACGATGATGGTGATGAGAGAAAGGAGGGCATGGTGGATGATGAATCTGATGAGAATGTGATTGTGGATGACCAGAGAGATGGTGAAGCTACTCTCTCTTCTCCTGCTCATGACAACAGACGTATTGGATATGATGATTTCGAGGAGTTTACTAATTCTGAAACTAGCAAAGCTTCTCATCCAGACAATTGCTTGAAAGGTGATGACTTGGAAGCCATTCTAAAGAAAAGAGCCTTAGAGAATTTGAAAAGGTTTCGTGGAGAGTCCCAGAGGAATGGAACAGTTAGTAAAGAGGTCTCTTCTGTTTCCGAAGGAGAAACTCGGCAAACTGAATCTGAAACATTTGAAGAGTCACAAGAGCGCCTTCTCCTGGAGCAGAAGCCATGTGTTTCAGAGGGAGACAAAGATCTTGAGGCTTCACAAGTCGAAAATGTGAAGGAATCTGGAACAGGGTTGGCTGATCTTCCCTCTCAACAGTCTGGTGATACTGTCAAGGTTAAAGCTGGTCCTGGAATTAGCTCTTGTACAACAACCAAACGGAAGTTGATTAGACCGGTATTGGGGCAAGAAAGTGTAAACCTGGCTAGCAGGAGAGAAGCCGCTGCATGTCAAGATGCTGAAGCGGAGAGCATCAATGGCAAGAGTTGTCCAGAAAGTTCTTTAGCTCTGGCAACAAAGAATGTAGGGGAAAGCATAGAACCAACAAAAGTTAGCTCTACGTCTCCTCCTCATACTGATACTGAGTCATTAGATGAAAACAAAGGAGAGTCTCAGTCTGAACAGAGGACAAGTGATGAGTCACAGTatgaaaagaaaacaatgaCTGTGATGAGGGGTGGAGAAATGGTTCAGGTAAAGTTCCTGCCATGCTTAGAATATTGATTTCATTATATTTGTTAGGTAAGTCTATATACCCTCAAATGTATGTTGatacaaaactattttttttcttttgaattatttttttgtttaggtgaGTTACAAGGTCTACATTCCTAAGAAGACTTCTTCATTGGGAAGAAGACAATTGAGGAGGTGAATCGATGACAAGAAGATACTACTCTATATCgacatatttctatttttttttctaatagaCTTGTGACAACAccaattttaaattatcataGACTTGAATCTTTTGAATCCAACAATGAAGAGTACATTAAGTTTCAATGTCAAATGTAGCCTCTTACACAACTCCACTAGGCTCCCTGATCATTAGGCATTTTTTTGTTATCACAATTTCTTTTCTAATGCTTTTATGTTATAGCCTCTTTTCTGATCAGTTATCAATCAACTCCTTTTCTTGGTACCGCTCATGCAAACCCAATCACCTATTGTGGCCACAGATATGTCCTCCAATAAGGGAGAGTACCGTTCTTTTACACTTGAAAGCTGCAAAACCAGTATTGAATATGTCAGTTTATggtctgtttctggttctagggATTTGCAGGTAGCCTACTCGCTATAACTATTGTAATTAGAGATGACTGTTTATGTACCTGTTCAGAGAGGATCCCAGAAATGCCTATGGTTGCCCCAGGTTTCGCAAATGAAAGGATATGATCCGCCAGTTCCATAACCGGGTTCAGGAGTATGTTTGCAATGACCACATCAAACTGTTCTTTTCGCAATGGCATCTCTCTATTATCACTTGGTGCAAGGTGCAGCTCCAGTTTCTCCAATGGAATGTTGTTCAGAGCTGCATTGTGACTAGCAGATTTAATTGCCAGTGGATCAATATCAACACCAGCAGATGATGCAGCACCAAACTGCAAATTTCAAACGAGCCATACACCAAGGATGAAAGGATACataaagatttttttgaaataagatGATTACTTTGTAATGATTGGTTTGTGAAGGAGTGAGAGTTTTGACCTTGAGGGCTGCGATTGCAAGTATTCCTGAACCAGTACCGTAGTCTAGGAATGCCTCTCCGCCTTTTATCAAACTTTGTAGAAGCAATAGACACAGCTTAGTCGTGGGATGTTCTCCAGTCCCAAACGCAAGTCCAGGATTCAGAATTATGTTTACTCCTTCAGCGACCTTGCAAAGAATAGTGAAAGACTACttttacacacacacacacacaacttTATATATCTCTTTCTGTATAAGCTGACACTGAAAGAAGGAGATTCATATTCTGCAACATTCAGTAGCTAAGACCGCTCTTTGTCATATAAACCAAGGCAAGACAATAACGAGAATCCAACTGGATGAAACGGTTCTCTCAGtacaatgaaattgttaaaaagAGTGTTGAAGCGGTTTTATACATACAGGAGGGGAAGTCCACTCAGGTACGATCCAAAGCCTCTCGGCGATTTCAATAGGCTGAAACGATTCCTGCAACACATGAACCAAAAGAGTTATGCAAGCTCTCTTAAAGGAAACAGAACACTAAAGCATTTAGTGTAAACCATCCCTCCTCTGTTAACATAAAAGGCTCGCCTGGTTCTTGGTAACCCAGTCCTGTTCATCACCCATTTCAACTTTGAATTTCGGTATCTCCTTCAAGCCAATGGAGTTTGCAGCCTGTGAAATGCACATTTTCACTTCCTCGTTCACAGGAAATATTGATTCTATACAAATCTGCAAAACAAACCCAAAGATTAAAGACCAAAGAAACACAAGCTATGGCTCTGATGAGACTACAAAGAACAAAACTTTACGTTCCTATTTATTGAAACATTGTTCAATGATAAAAAAGATTGGTGCTTTTTTCACCTCTTTGGAAGCAAGAGAAGACCCAGAAGtcacatcttcatcttcttcgtcgtcgtcgtcttcaTCTACAGCTACTGAGCTCGCTCCAAAACACAACAAAGCCTCCGAGAAAGAATCCTAACGAAACCCaaattgaaagaaagaaactttCAATCTCCTTATCCAATTAGGGTGCggatgagagaaagagagagcgaGAGGGTTACATACGACGACATGTTTAGGACAGTGGATACGAACTGAGAGGTAAGGTGCATCAGCGAAGGACTCAGATGAGGAAGATGTAGAGAGACAGGCGGTGACTGAAAAGGAGGAGGGAGGAGTAGAGGAAGTGAAGCAGCGGCGAGGTTTGACTCTGAGGATATGGCGGGAGAGATTCGTGCACGGAAAGTGTTTGATGAATTGCCAAGCTgacattttttattaatcttttcCTCTCTTTCCTAATTGTGGAATTTAAACGCTTTATAAACGACAAAAATAGAAAGTTTCCTCTATAAATAGTAAAGAACATAGGAAAAAAATGGTAATGGAAGCGACAAGAAGAATGGGTTTCTCTGCTAATCCTCTCTCGCTAACCGTACCAGACTCTGTACTCGAATCATTGCTTCAAGACTCCGGCTAACACGACCTTCTTGACCACCGTATCTCCGCCGTCTCACCAATGTCAccatcctcctcctcttctgcCACTGAAGCTAAACCTCCTACGGCTCTGTCGGCTCAGCTCGTCGCTGTCTTCTCTCTTCTAACAATCAATCCTTTCTCGAAGCTCTCAGCCGATGATTTCTCCGGAGATACGCCGACATGGACAACCAGTTTCTTCGGCGACTCTGACTTTTACTCGTTCCCGTCGTCTTCTCATGAAGCTAGAAACAGAGTCCATGAGAATGTCAAGCGGTTCGCTAGGAACTACGTAACACTCTTCATCCTCTTCTTCACTTACGAACTGTATGCATCTATCTATAAAGTCTCAGCCTTTTTTAGCTAAACTGTATTTTATAATtcacttaaaaaatatttttaagtttaagcCTTTTTTTAGCCAAATTGGATTTGAAACACTGTTGTGTTGATTGTCCTGACTCCTGACATTGAGTTTTTGTAGGTTTGAGATGCCACTAGCGTTGCTAGGGTTTGTAACAAGCTATGCCTTTTGGGAGTTGTTCAAATTCTGCGTCGACAGATGGGAATCCAATCGACATCCCTTGATCCGAAAAATATTAATCCGTGTTGCACTATGCGGTAAGTATCCACTTTGGGTTTCTTTCTTGGTTCTTCGACTTGCATACTTAACCTTGTTGATATGGACCCTAAGATGATATTTTTACTTAGTTGAGATATTCTCTTTTATGTAATTCTGGATCATTTAACAAAGTTTCTCGCTTTGTTTTGCAGCAACCGTGAGCTTTTTGTCGTTTCTGAATGTTCAAATTGCTGTTTTCTATGCTCTTGCGATAAGTTATGCAGGTAACTTAGTCAGTATATTGGTATCCTTCAGTTATCTTTTCAACAGTCTCTAACGaattgatgatgatgttgtTTGCACTCTTCTTTGTAGTTGTAATATTGCACGGCGGGTTCAGGAATCTCTCCCTTTCCGAGAAGCAATCTTGAGGCAAGATACaactaaatataattagaagACTAACAACAACACATTGCGATGGCTGGAGAAATTATAGTATTACTTTTCGATTTTATTTACTTTGAAATTTTCGATTTAGAAATTCTGTGGCATTCTTAGCtttatttaaatcattaaaaaaaaacagagctaCCGTTGAGACAACAACTCATGTTTGGTTGAAACAATAAGAACAAACATTTGAAAACGTTTCCCGAAATCTATATTGAATGTTTATAGAGTAGAATCTTGCGTTTGTGATTCAAAGGGAACTCTTCCAGAAATTCTCAAAAGGCATATATCAAGTAAAAGTATTTATAActtaaattataattcaagtaatcaaaattttgtttttggtttttggcaTTCATTGTTCAAGTTCCCATGTTGTCTATTAAGATTCTAATTGCTGACCCTTCgataaaaaataaatggaaaatatTCATTTGAGGAAATGAATAAATACAAAATCATGAATGGCGATGAAAAATACTTtctccgtttcattttaattgtcgttCTAGATTTATGCacacagattaataaaacatatgattttgtatatttttaaataaaaaacacaattacctatacacctaaccacatttcaaccaatagaaaaataaagtagataatcttaataataaattttgcatcGAAActataaaacgacacttattttgaaacggaaATTTTTCTCCAAAACGAAAATTAAAtcgaaacggaaggagtatatatattttaaatccataTTAGTTCCTCATCAAAATTTAGGAGGAACAAAATTTCTTCATTAGTTCATTTAAATATGAGGAATAGAGAAGAATTGAGTGGGGTCCATATGTAataaaattaacagaaaattcAACATGATTGACATAAGGAACAAAAAAttcatcactttcttcttctttttttaacgtttagataaaattttgataaaatttagaataaaacTATATGAAAAATCTTTAAACCCCAAAATATCTAAATCCAAACTGAATATTCGAAAGAAATTGAAAAGGTATCCAAACCCGAGAggatacaaatatataaaatactcaAATAGATTGTATACTCCTAACTAGAATacccaaaattttgaaataccaGAACCAAACTTGAACAAACACTCTAATTAATCATCCattttatttaagaaagttttattaaaaggtaaatttttgtaatcatctatatattaaaagataaacattacaacatttgagGTAGACATGTGTCATCATTACAATGAGTTTTAGAATACTTAGAAAactatgttggtccatctaaatatataataagtttttcattcttttccttaaataaaaattacagaattgcctaatgtggctaaagtatatatgaaaatgaatgattttgaatgataaaaattagtgattctctatcatatttgtttactttaaattaataaaataaattaaacaactacattaaccatataataaaaatttagatttttctgtatatgttatattttgatttttttaaaacgactataaattactaaaactattaaaaatatcacattcaaaattttgtgatccatggtttaaagattttttgttatgataaaatataaatgattacaaaatcatataagtaagaaGTCTCATATAATAAATACTAAgtgtaaaagatatatatatatatatatatatatatatatattaaaattaaactatataccatataaaatatataatttttttaatttactttgaacaaatattttggtaaaagttattgaacaaatattgacaacttaatatttaaattttaaacttagctttgaattttttaaaaattactaaaactattaatcacacaatgaaaattttcttATCAATTATTAAACTATCAATTCTCTAATCCGAATGgttcaaaccgaaccgaaccgaaccattCGGATTAGAGAAATCTTCAACCGAATGGTTTGAAATagactttggttcggtttgaatcggttTCGGATcggttggttcggtttgaatcggttcggttcgatttttttgcccacccctatAAAAAAAGTGCCAATACATCGATCGGTATACCAAATGTTAGCTGATTTGGTCGTGTTATGATGACCTtttctctagttttttttttttttctgtggttCATGAAAGCAAAGTTTACATATGAGCGCTGAAGTGTCTTGCACGTTTCGTTTTATTAAACGCTAAGTCACTTTGTTTTAAGATTGTTTAATAGAGGATTCAGTTGACTCACAGATTaaagtaagatttttaaaaatctcttcTAAGAAGActgatattttaataatattccGTTGAATGGACCTCTCTTATTTTCAGTTGTTGATTCCATAGCAGCCTTTGAATTATTTGTGAGTTTATCATGAATCGACTTCTTGAAATGTTTGTGTATTCATCACGACATATTTGTTCATCCTTATCAATGGCCACTTCTATCTTGTTATTTTACTTGTTGCTCGGTCTCCCTTGCTTTGTTGATTCTGTTTACTTTAACTTTACTAGCTTCCAACGAGGTGATCCTGGGAATGTTATATACCACGGTGATGCAAGCCCCGATGGAGCGGTGGTGCTTGGTAACATTGACTATACAAGTCGCGTTGGTTGGGCCACTTATGATGAGAAAGTGCCTATCTGGAGTTCTAGAACTGGTAAGCTTGCTGATTTTAATACCAGTTTTTCTTTCATCATCGATACCCGGAACGTAAGGTATGGAAATTTCGGACATGGGTTATGCTTCTTCCTTGCTCCTGTGGGAATCCAACTTCTTGTGAACTCAGCTGGTGGTTTCTTGGGTCTTTTTAACCAAGTCGATGATATTACATCTTCGTTTCCACTGGTTCATGTCGAATTTGACACATTCCAAAACACAGAATGGGATCCTCTGGAAATTGAATCTCATGTGGGAATCAATAATAACTCGCTTGTTTCTTCAAACTACACTTCTTGGAATGCAAGCGAACACAGCCAAGATATATGTAATGCACATATCTCCTATGACTCTGTTACTAAGAACTTGAGCGTGTCTTGGAGTTATAAGCAAACCTCTGATCCTCGAGAGAATTCAAGCCTTTCttacatcattgatcttgcaaaGGTTCTGCCACCACAAGTTACGATCGGATTCTCAGCTACTACTGGAGCGGTTACAGAGGGACATAGACTTTTATCATGGGAGTTCAGCTCAAGCTTGGATAGTGAGAAAGCCTCTATCAGGACAGGACTAATAGTTGGCTTCTCGATCTCTGGGCTTGTTTTTCTGATCTCTTTGGTCATATTTGTGTTGGTTTGGTtgcacaagaaaagaaaaaggaaggCAAAAGAGATCACTGACTTGATATCTATAAACGAAGATCTCGACAAGGAAGCAGGACCACGGAGGTTCGCTTATAAAGA encodes:
- the LOC111212878 gene encoding L-type lectin-domain containing receptor kinase IX.2-like, with the protein product MNRLLEMFVYSSRHICSSLSMATSILLFYLLLGLPCFVDSVYFNFTSFQRGDPGNVIYHGDASPDGAVVLGNIDYTSRVGWATYDEKVPIWSSRTGKLADFNTSFSFIIDTRNVRYGNFGHGLCFFLAPVGIQLLVNSAGGFLGLFNQVDDITSSFPLVHVEFDTFQNTEWDPLEIESHVGINNNSLVSSNYTSWNASEHSQDICNAHISYDSVTKNLSVSWSYKQTSDPRENSSLSYIIDLAKVLPPQVTIGFSATTGAVTEGHRLLSWEFSSSLDSEKASIRTGLIVGFSISGLVFLISLVIFVLVWLHKKRKRKAKEITDLISINEDLDKEAGPRRFAYKDLVLATNRFSAQRKLGEGGFGAVYRGFLNEIDSLVAVKKLSGRSRQGKREFLTEVKIISKLRHRNLVQLIGWCNEKEEYLLIYEFMPNGSLDTHLFGKRPHLCWDVSYKIALGLASALLYLHEEWDQCVLHRDIKASNIMLDTNFNVKLGDFGLARLMDHDLRSHTTGLAGTFGYMAPEYVMTGRASKESDIYSFGVSILEIVTGRKSVDHSEENIEAKSLVERVWDLYGRQQLMSAMDEKLGEEFNRKQAECLVVVGLWCAHPDRNSRPSIRQAIQVLNLESTWPELPQKMPVPMYYLSPTSLSASSSRGSVTFSSCQVGR
- the LOC106380948 gene encoding transcriptional regulator ATRX homolog, producing MGKSSSSSKKLKRSSKEDPSKLRSVKKKKTKRSKSKKIRRIKDSSSDESQSDSSFYSSSSEGDYRREKKRRSKLSKKKRRSRKRYSSSSESDDDDIRLLKKKKRSKRKNERVVTKKKKKKRSRRDSSSSSTSSDEGSESDGMRITREKGRVKDASEEPDECWQVEDDVMTEKKNSKRLKSIVVVTYNYDDGDERKEGMVDDESDENVIVDDQRDGEATLSSPAHDNRRIGYDDFEEFTNSETSKASHPDNCLKGDDLEAILKKRALENLKRFRGESQRNGTVSKEVSSVSEGETRQTESETFEESQERLLLEQKPCVSEGDKDLEASQVENVKESGTGLADLPSQQSGDTVKVKAGPGISSCTTTKRKLIRPVLGQESVNLASRREAAACQDAEAESINGKSCPESSLALATKNVGESIEPTKVSSTSPPHTDTESLDENKGESQSEQRTSDESQYEKKTMTVMRGGEMVQVSYKVYIPKKTSSLGRRQLRR
- the LOC106380949 gene encoding ribosomal protein L11 methyltransferase-like, whose amino-acid sequence is MSAWQFIKHFPCTNLSRHILRVKPRRCFTSSTPPSSFSVTACLSTSSSSESFADAPYLSVRIHCPKHVVDSFSEALLCFGASSVAVDEDDDDEEDEDVTSGSSLASKEICIESIFPVNEEVKMCISQAANSIGLKEIPKFKVEMGDEQDWVTKNQESFQPIEIAERLWIVPEWTSPPVAEGVNIILNPGLAFGTGEHPTTKLCLLLLQSLIKGGEAFLDYGTGSGILAIAALKFGAASSAGVDIDPLAIKSASHNAALNNIPLEKLELHLAPSDNREMPLRKEQFDVVIANILLNPVMELADHILSFAKPGATIGISGILSEQLSSVKERYSPLLEDISVATIGDWVCMSGTKKRS